From a single Pseudalkalibacillus hwajinpoensis genomic region:
- the comGC gene encoding competence type IV pilus major pilin ComGC, translating into MRKLMCWIKQEKGFTLIEMMIAIMIISVLLLIAVPSLTKNNDVVEAKSCEATVKVAQTQVAAFKADTGALPTTIDELVSGGYLDTDEAKCPGGETLTISEGKVTVGTTTTP; encoded by the coding sequence ATGAGAAAATTAATGTGCTGGATCAAACAGGAAAAGGGTTTTACACTTATTGAAATGATGATTGCAATTATGATCATTTCGGTGCTTTTACTTATTGCAGTGCCGAGCTTGACGAAGAATAACGACGTCGTGGAAGCAAAGAGCTGTGAAGCGACCGTTAAAGTTGCTCAAACCCAGGTGGCAGCTTTTAAAGCAGATACAGGTGCACTGCCTACTACTATCGATGAATTAGTAAGTGGAGGGTATTTAGATACGGATGAAGCGAAGTGCCCCGGGGGAGAAACGTTAACAATTTCTGAAGGAAAAGTAACTGTTGGCACTACAACTACACCGTAA
- a CDS encoding alpha/beta fold hydrolase, translated as MKWDVQLIQTNRGTFEVFTRGNGPPLCVTHLYSEFNESGDYFGEAFTDHYTVYLVNLKETGRSDAVKAPYELLMVETVFDLESIREALGIDRWVFAGHSTGGMLGCVYGIHASLSLNALILVGAAAREYATSSSFCIYHKDHPQYERMQQYIEALKDSKLDNEERKMISSERTKLSLYRPERYHHYFSKSIHKKMATERMNFFAREILQFDVTKQLQKVTAPALIMCGKHDEQCPLPFSEEMAERIPHASLVVFNYSNHYPFLEEESAFNDSVNRFMETLA; from the coding sequence TTGAAGTGGGATGTGCAATTGATTCAGACTAACAGGGGAACATTTGAAGTTTTCACTAGAGGAAACGGACCACCACTTTGCGTCACACACCTGTATTCAGAGTTTAACGAAAGCGGGGATTACTTTGGAGAAGCTTTTACAGATCATTATACCGTTTATTTAGTTAATTTGAAGGAAACAGGGCGTTCTGATGCAGTGAAGGCCCCGTATGAATTATTGATGGTAGAGACCGTATTTGATCTAGAAAGTATTCGTGAAGCGCTTGGAATTGACCGGTGGGTTTTTGCAGGTCATTCTACTGGTGGAATGCTAGGTTGTGTGTATGGTATTCATGCCTCACTGTCGCTTAACGCGCTGATTCTTGTTGGGGCTGCAGCACGGGAATATGCAACGTCCTCATCCTTTTGTATTTATCACAAAGACCACCCTCAATATGAAAGGATGCAGCAATACATCGAGGCTTTAAAAGATTCTAAACTGGATAATGAAGAGAGGAAAATGATTTCAAGCGAACGAACAAAGCTATCACTTTATCGACCTGAACGCTATCATCATTATTTTTCAAAATCGATACATAAAAAGATGGCAACAGAGCGCATGAACTTTTTTGCAAGAGAAATCCTCCAATTTGATGTGACAAAGCAGCTCCAGAAGGTGACTGCGCCAGCACTTATCATGTGTGGGAAACATGATGAGCAATGCCCGCTTCCATTTTCTGAAGAAATGGCTGAACGAATCCCTCATGCTTCCCTCGTCGTGTTTAATTACAGTAATCACTATCCATTTCTTGAAGAAGAATCTGCTTTTAACGACTCGGTGAACCGTTTTATGGAGACCCTTGCTTGA
- a CDS encoding ABC transporter permease, with amino-acid sequence MTGISNLSLLTMILFVMIPVSLSYLFSLGIGKSAIWSSFRGVIQLFFIGYILTFLFSMPDWQGIGLWIAIMLVIAAKQAGKRGKGIPHAFMLSLGSLILIEVFVLSLWILFDIIPFQSEQVIPMSGMIIGNSMVASGLAFERMKNEFHDSRGKILAALSLGANPAQASQMIIRKTIRAAMIPNVDGLKTIGLVQLPGMMTGLILGGASPIEAIRYQIVISISIFSSVSICAMIISLVTYRFFYNQNMQLISNEGGN; translated from the coding sequence ATGACGGGGATTTCGAATCTCTCGCTATTAACAATGATCCTTTTTGTGATGATTCCGGTATCACTTTCCTACCTTTTTTCCCTTGGAATCGGTAAATCAGCGATCTGGTCTTCCTTCCGAGGCGTTATTCAGCTCTTTTTTATAGGGTATATATTAACATTTTTGTTTTCAATGCCAGACTGGCAGGGAATAGGTTTGTGGATAGCTATCATGCTGGTGATTGCTGCCAAACAGGCGGGGAAAAGAGGAAAAGGGATTCCACACGCATTTATGTTATCATTGGGTTCATTGATACTGATTGAAGTGTTTGTGTTATCATTATGGATCCTATTTGATATTATACCGTTCCAATCAGAACAGGTGATTCCTATGAGTGGAATGATTATCGGGAATAGTATGGTAGCATCTGGACTCGCCTTTGAGCGAATGAAAAATGAATTTCATGATAGCAGGGGGAAGATCCTTGCTGCACTGTCACTGGGGGCTAATCCGGCTCAAGCATCGCAAATGATTATTAGAAAAACGATTCGAGCTGCCATGATTCCAAATGTGGATGGATTAAAAACAATTGGTCTTGTACAGCTGCCGGGAATGATGACAGGTTTAATACTTGGAGGAGCTTCCCCAATTGAAGCGATCCGGTATCAGATTGTTATTTCCATTAGTATTTTTTCATCGGTTTCGATTTGTGCAATGATTATTTCGCTTGTTACGTATCGATTCTTCTATAATCAAAATATGCAGCTTATTTCTAATGAAGGAGGTAATTAA
- a CDS encoding YqzE family protein, which translates to MSSNDLVKFMTQQVVSYIDQPKEDRQHQRAERKAAKQPFLFRWFGIIPMAISMFFTKRKR; encoded by the coding sequence ATGTCATCAAATGATCTAGTTAAATTCATGACACAGCAAGTTGTATCATATATTGATCAACCAAAGGAAGACCGACAGCATCAGCGCGCTGAGCGCAAAGCGGCAAAACAACCATTTCTATTTCGGTGGTTTGGGATTATACCAATGGCCATCTCCATGTTTTTCACCAAAAGAAAACGGTAA
- a CDS encoding DUF2759 domain-containing protein, with amino-acid sequence MGLSIIFAIVTLFCVWGIFRSLREKNFMGLAFAGLTVLVFGAFTVATVIDILFGSGGGGGH; translated from the coding sequence ATGGGGTTATCAATTATTTTTGCAATCGTTACATTATTTTGTGTATGGGGCATTTTCCGCTCTTTACGTGAAAAAAACTTTATGGGTCTTGCCTTTGCAGGATTAACGGTGCTTGTCTTTGGCGCTTTTACTGTAGCTACAGTGATCGACATTCTTTTCGGATCCGGGGGCGGCGGAGGCCACTAA
- a CDS encoding type II secretion system F family protein: protein MKGERLEMLFENRRIYVPEFKEILMHGQASGNLGHELILYGEVVGERFEELVKKGFVILQPVSFVGVGLVVMVMFMSILMPMFYYLQSI, encoded by the coding sequence ATGAAGGGGGAGAGGCTCGAAATGTTGTTTGAAAATCGTCGAATTTATGTGCCAGAGTTTAAGGAAATCTTGATGCACGGTCAGGCTAGTGGAAACCTTGGTCATGAACTTATTTTATATGGGGAGGTGGTGGGGGAAAGATTTGAAGAATTAGTAAAGAAAGGATTTGTGATCCTTCAGCCTGTTAGTTTTGTTGGGGTGGGATTAGTTGTCATGGTGATGTTTATGTCGATTCTTATGCCGATGTTTTATTATCTACAATCCATTTAG
- a CDS encoding ATPase, T2SS/T4P/T4SS family, translating into MLSIEEKGKDIIKQAIEVGASDVHFHPKEKGTLIQFRVDHRLYDAMWIPMTISEKLLSHFKFLSGMDIGEKRRPQNGAMDMVLYPRRLHLRLSTIPTSYNESLVVRILPQDETHTYEMNKQLN; encoded by the coding sequence TTGCTTAGTATTGAAGAAAAAGGTAAAGATATTATTAAACAAGCGATCGAGGTAGGAGCATCTGATGTTCATTTTCATCCAAAAGAAAAGGGTACTCTAATCCAGTTTCGGGTTGACCATCGCCTTTATGATGCCATGTGGATTCCGATGACCATTAGTGAAAAGCTGCTATCCCACTTTAAGTTCTTGAGCGGAATGGACATTGGTGAAAAGCGTCGTCCGCAAAATGGCGCGATGGATATGGTGCTCTATCCGCGCAGGCTTCATCTTCGTCTCTCCACCATCCCCACTTCTTACAACGAAAGTCTTGTCGTTCGAATCCTTCCCCAAGATGAAACCCACACCTACGAGATGAACAAACAGCTGAATTAG
- a CDS encoding MTH1187 family thiamine-binding protein — protein sequence MAIVDVTVIPIGTETPSVSRYVANVQEVLETFTDRVTYRLTPMSTLIEGELSDLLEVVQAIHEAPFQAGIERVATNIRIDDRRDKKGKMDDKLESVERHLK from the coding sequence ATGGCTATAGTAGATGTCACTGTGATTCCGATAGGAACAGAAACACCAAGTGTGAGTAGGTATGTTGCAAATGTACAGGAGGTCTTAGAAACGTTTACCGATCGGGTTACGTATCGCCTGACCCCTATGAGTACGCTAATTGAAGGAGAACTGTCTGATCTTCTTGAGGTGGTACAGGCCATTCATGAAGCGCCATTTCAAGCTGGAATTGAACGGGTAGCAACGAATATCCGTATTGATGATAGACGTGATAAAAAAGGAAAAATGGACGACAAGCTTGAATCAGTCGAGAGACACCTGAAGTAG
- a CDS encoding type II secretion system protein, translating into MLYKSEAVVSIFKSCRGYTLLDALTALSILTVLSLSILPLYTHLYEERSAISERREAVMLLDQYWLEFVLEGLSPPSEFSRKEVSYLFQMSTDQLCISFEDVRKRRTSICRSLPDEG; encoded by the coding sequence TTGTTGTACAAATCGGAAGCGGTCGTTTCTATATTCAAAAGCTGTAGGGGCTACACTCTGTTAGATGCGTTAACAGCCCTCTCAATCCTTACAGTACTTTCACTCAGTATCCTTCCTCTTTATACGCATCTTTATGAAGAACGTTCAGCGATAAGTGAGCGGAGAGAGGCGGTCATGCTGCTTGATCAATACTGGCTAGAGTTTGTTTTAGAAGGTCTGTCACCGCCTTCAGAATTCTCTCGTAAAGAAGTGAGCTACCTGTTCCAAATGTCCACTGATCAATTATGTATTTCGTTCGAAGACGTTAGAAAACGGAGAACATCTATTTGTCGGAGTCTTCCAGATGAAGGATGA
- a CDS encoding shikimate kinase, with product MKAIYLTGFMGSGKTTIAEELSRVLSVPAIDTDEHLVTCTGKTIPTIFEEEGETAFRQYESESLHDLPTQGVIISTGGGIVLKEANRTYMKQNGTVIYLHCDPDEIINRLEGDTSRPLLAGKNKREKVEAIFSERLPLYREAHYEIDTTNQSVIEIVKQIQRAIG from the coding sequence ATGAAAGCCATCTACTTAACAGGATTTATGGGGTCCGGTAAGACAACGATTGCAGAGGAATTATCACGTGTATTGTCTGTACCAGCGATTGATACGGACGAACATCTCGTTACGTGTACTGGAAAGACGATTCCTACCATTTTTGAAGAAGAAGGAGAAACGGCATTTAGACAGTATGAATCTGAATCTCTTCATGACCTTCCAACACAGGGAGTCATTATTAGTACAGGCGGTGGCATTGTGTTAAAAGAAGCTAATCGTACTTATATGAAGCAAAATGGAACGGTAATTTATTTGCACTGCGATCCAGACGAAATTATTAACCGTCTTGAAGGTGATACTTCAAGACCATTGCTCGCAGGGAAGAACAAACGAGAAAAAGTGGAAGCCATTTTTTCAGAGCGACTTCCATTGTATCGTGAAGCGCATTATGAAATTGATACGACCAATCAATCCGTGATTGAAATTGTAAAACAAATTCAAAGGGCCATTGGTTAA
- a CDS encoding Spx/MgsR family RNA polymerase-binding regulatory protein, whose translation MEDTLKYYTYPSCTSCRKTKAWLKENGVDFEERHLFKDTPSIDELKEVITLSTEGIEEILAKRSSSFKQLNIDIENLTMTEMLELMHNEPKLLRRPIVTNGKKLIVGYNKSGLQNLKQRKKKLAVVS comes from the coding sequence ATGGAAGATACTTTGAAGTATTATACGTATCCGAGTTGCACGTCATGCAGGAAAACAAAAGCCTGGTTGAAAGAAAATGGTGTCGATTTTGAAGAACGTCATTTATTTAAAGACACACCGTCGATTGATGAATTGAAAGAGGTCATCACCCTATCCACGGAAGGTATTGAAGAAATTCTAGCGAAAAGAAGCAGTTCATTTAAACAACTCAATATCGACATTGAGAACTTAACAATGACAGAAATGCTTGAGCTGATGCACAATGAACCGAAGTTATTAAGAAGACCAATTGTTACTAATGGTAAGAAGTTAATTGTAGGTTACAATAAATCCGGTTTGCAGAACTTGAAACAACGCAAAAAGAAGCTAGCTGTTGTTTCTTGA
- a CDS encoding competence type IV pilus minor pilin ComGF produces the protein MSLEIVKSDGSIVLYERYGTSIRRRVNGTGHEIVLQNVKEMECESLGRKVIIEVELINGKKEKRLEYQMAQLSQ, from the coding sequence GTGAGTCTTGAAATAGTTAAGTCGGATGGATCGATTGTACTTTATGAACGTTATGGTACGTCGATCAGACGGAGAGTGAATGGGACAGGGCATGAAATTGTGCTACAGAATGTAAAGGAGATGGAGTGTGAGAGTTTAGGAAGAAAAGTCATAATTGAGGTGGAGCTTATTAATGGCAAAAAAGAAAAGCGCCTCGAATACCAGATGGCACAATTATCACAATGA
- a CDS encoding YqhG family protein produces the protein MRQENIHNYLRSYFIANNCSIINEKPGVLAVQLTVDLDKELMNRPFYWHYLEKTGGTPRPMTLSLITNQDANEEKGEFIHFGAPRLHQIFSSTKKLASSIRLYEDVQTNHHRHLPLHPWLGLNIKVSYQCDRKKHRLVSLGLHLVSGAVVDDFHELLLSKPLTPKIPDYTFTISPIIKPASGLSRLEEVVNMLISREDHSWAEEAKKRWAADQLLLDHFYEGNRDAPSYMVEKEALRNQYEPVITLDIINGGIFYLTPGIEQRV, from the coding sequence ATGAGACAAGAAAATATTCATAATTACCTCCGCTCATATTTTATAGCAAATAACTGCAGCATCATTAATGAAAAGCCTGGTGTTCTCGCTGTACAACTTACCGTCGATCTTGATAAAGAATTAATGAATCGACCATTTTATTGGCATTATCTTGAAAAGACTGGCGGAACTCCGAGGCCAATGACACTCTCACTTATTACAAATCAAGATGCAAATGAAGAAAAAGGAGAATTCATTCATTTTGGTGCACCAAGGCTTCATCAGATCTTTTCTTCAACAAAAAAGTTGGCTTCGTCCATTCGCTTATATGAGGATGTCCAGACCAATCACCACCGACACCTCCCCCTTCACCCATGGCTCGGCTTGAATATAAAAGTATCTTACCAATGTGATCGAAAAAAACACCGATTGGTCTCGCTCGGTCTTCACCTTGTTAGCGGTGCGGTGGTAGATGATTTTCATGAGTTGTTACTCTCAAAACCGTTAACCCCAAAAATTCCTGACTATACGTTTACGATTAGCCCTATTATTAAACCAGCCAGTGGATTATCACGTCTAGAAGAAGTCGTTAACATGCTTATTTCAAGAGAAGATCACAGCTGGGCGGAAGAAGCGAAAAAGCGGTGGGCAGCTGATCAATTACTGCTCGACCATTTTTATGAAGGAAACAGAGATGCCCCAAGCTATATGGTTGAGAAAGAGGCACTTCGTAATCAATATGAACCCGTGATTACTCTCGATATCATCAATGGAGGAATCTTCTATCTAACGCCTGGTATAGAACAAAGAGTTTAA
- a CDS encoding type II secretion system protein — protein MALQLHRKYGTSSGYTLIEMMIVLTILSILLALIFIQITPTQSSSSTRQFLEMIQADIRYTQELAYTDGKAHRFSISSEAHTYSILSNSSTVVKTVQIPEQISINGNIRVSNCLWWEWKCSKSRNTLY, from the coding sequence TTGGCACTACAACTACACCGTAAATATGGTACTTCCTCTGGCTATACACTTATTGAAATGATGATTGTCCTCACGATCCTCTCCATTCTTCTTGCTTTAATCTTCATTCAGATCACTCCAACACAGTCATCCTCATCGACAAGACAGTTCCTCGAAATGATTCAAGCAGATATTCGATATACGCAAGAGCTCGCGTATACAGATGGAAAAGCCCATCGTTTTTCCATCTCATCTGAAGCGCATACGTATAGCATTCTAAGTAATTCATCAACCGTGGTAAAGACGGTTCAGATTCCAGAACAAATTTCCATCAATGGGAACATTAGGGTATCAAATTGTTTATGGTGGGAATGGAAATGTTCAAAAAGCAGGAACACTTTATATTAA
- a CDS encoding type II secretion system protein, with product MKDESGITLLELILTITIFMAIATVLPLLMNAAVKSTGDDLQNEEAQLFFHLIRKRSGKLRRYRL from the coding sequence ATGAAGGATGAGAGCGGTATTACACTGTTGGAATTAATACTGACAATTACTATTTTCATGGCAATTGCTACCGTTCTCCCACTTTTAATGAATGCTGCAGTTAAAAGTACTGGTGATGATCTTCAAAATGAAGAAGCACAGCTGTTTTTTCATTTGATTCGAAAGAGGTCAGGGAAGCTTCGAAGGTATCGACTGTAG
- a CDS encoding MBL fold metallo-hydrolase yields the protein MEWKQMAVGPVQANAGLIWNEKKEALLIDPGAEGGRIKRKIEKLELKPVAILLTHAHFDHIGAVDLIREAYNIPVYLHKFEEKWLSDASLNGSKLFPIVENIEGKPADYLIENECDMTVGSFMFSVFETPGHSPGSVSFYFKEAGIVFSGDALFAGSIGRTDLPGGNHKQLIESIHNRLLVLPEQTIVASGHGPVTTIEDEMAGNPFLNGFSL from the coding sequence ATGGAATGGAAACAGATGGCGGTTGGACCTGTTCAGGCTAATGCAGGATTGATTTGGAATGAGAAGAAAGAAGCCCTCTTAATTGATCCGGGTGCAGAAGGAGGAAGGATTAAGAGGAAAATAGAAAAGTTAGAATTAAAGCCGGTAGCGATTTTATTAACCCATGCACACTTTGACCATATTGGTGCAGTTGATCTTATTCGTGAAGCCTACAATATCCCGGTTTATCTCCATAAATTTGAAGAAAAGTGGCTTTCAGATGCTTCATTAAATGGCTCGAAATTGTTTCCTATAGTAGAAAATATTGAAGGAAAACCAGCAGATTATTTAATTGAAAATGAATGCGACATGACGGTTGGATCATTTATGTTTAGTGTATTTGAGACTCCGGGACATTCACCTGGTAGCGTATCGTTTTACTTTAAGGAAGCTGGCATTGTTTTCTCGGGAGATGCACTATTTGCAGGGAGCATTGGAAGAACGGACCTTCCTGGTGGTAATCACAAGCAGCTGATTGAAAGTATACATAATCGTCTTCTCGTCTTACCAGAGCAAACAATTGTAGCATCGGGACACGGTCCTGTCACCACAATTGAGGATGAGATGGCTGGAAATCCTTTTCTTAATGGATTTTCTCTCTAA
- a CDS encoding type II secretion system F family protein, with product MKRSKWKLDRKADFLCRIGKMLEEGYSLSKGLEVYALYQNDHTRKKIEIIIQRLKGGDSFHDVLAEFQFPADILSYLYMSEQRDFATGISSSGQLMKTRSEWQKRLRSTLAYPILLFWMTALMLFVVGKYLLPQFNTLYDSLEVPLPLISKLFMELVRLTPAIAVVILILCISFYLLSLMKNKRTSAVHKMIFYSKVPFVNLFIPLYLTHHTSLHLGLLLQSGLSISEAFELLKRQSHFVFFKKRRSAFLFH from the coding sequence GTGAAACGATCCAAATGGAAGCTTGACCGAAAAGCTGATTTTCTATGTAGAATAGGAAAAATGCTCGAAGAAGGGTATTCACTCAGTAAAGGATTGGAAGTATATGCTCTATACCAGAATGATCATACACGCAAAAAGATTGAAATAATTATTCAACGTCTTAAAGGTGGTGATTCATTTCACGATGTACTGGCTGAATTTCAATTCCCTGCTGACATTCTTTCATACTTATACATGTCCGAGCAGCGAGATTTTGCCACTGGTATATCCTCATCCGGTCAATTAATGAAAACCAGAAGTGAATGGCAAAAAAGACTACGAAGCACGCTTGCGTATCCGATTTTACTGTTCTGGATGACAGCCCTTATGCTATTTGTTGTTGGGAAGTATTTATTACCTCAGTTTAACACTCTATATGATTCCCTCGAAGTTCCACTTCCGCTCATTTCAAAACTGTTTATGGAACTGGTTCGTCTTACCCCTGCGATCGCAGTAGTCATTCTAATATTGTGTATCTCCTTTTATCTCCTATCGTTGATGAAAAATAAACGAACTTCAGCAGTCCACAAAATGATTTTCTACAGTAAGGTTCCATTTGTGAACCTCTTTATCCCTCTGTATCTTACTCACCATACATCCTTGCATCTCGGTTTGCTTTTACAAAGTGGTTTATCTATATCAGAGGCTTTCGAATTGCTTAAAAGGCAGTCTCATTTCGTTTTTTTCAAGAAGAGGCGGAGCGCGTTTCTCTTTCATTGA
- a CDS encoding ATPase, T2SS/T4P/T4SS family → MTGHLVVSTLHTGSTLECIPRLLEFGIPLHNIAQTLRGVATQRLVPLKCPYCEVCSLECLKRRTRRKLAVVEILAGLHLQKALSEPELLSIPGQSTMKDLILRAYALGYIQKGTVEKELGLWNRETIQMEA, encoded by the coding sequence ATGACAGGACATCTTGTCGTTTCAACTCTGCATACCGGTAGTACCCTCGAATGCATTCCAAGACTACTTGAATTCGGCATTCCTCTTCATAACATTGCACAGACACTAAGAGGTGTAGCGACTCAAAGGTTGGTTCCCCTTAAATGTCCATATTGTGAAGTTTGCTCGCTTGAATGTTTAAAACGGAGAACGCGAAGAAAACTAGCAGTCGTTGAAATCCTCGCAGGACTCCATCTTCAGAAAGCCCTCAGTGAACCAGAACTGCTCTCAATCCCCGGTCAGTCCACCATGAAAGATTTAATTCTAAGGGCATATGCGCTCGGCTATATTCAAAAAGGAACGGTAGAAAAGGAATTGGGGTTATGGAACCGTGAAACGATCCAAATGGAAGCTTGA
- a CDS encoding SAM-dependent methyltransferase: MMQLLSRIKDEIEQSLDEAITYERFMSLALYDKDYGYYNVEKQKTGREGDFYTSSSVHGVFARVIAGALIEAIQENQIMPVIVDVGSGDGRFIQSFLDEVKEINHSLYKKIQYYVVESSPFHQKLIKKLTVSHPVTLYGNIRDLKERLPRLNGILISNELLDAFPVRVVEKYDGELLEVCVGLDNQGTLIDMYKPCTSKRIVSWIEDYGSSIEEGQRMEIPLMMTEWLKDVGTWISNGRVYTIDYGYTNEEWKHPARRNGSLRGYSNHQIIGDPLLTPGKIDLTTHIHIDAVKKIGEQRGLTWLSCEYQGAFLLKHGLLNFIQETSPEDPFSPTQRQNRAIRWLSQSNQFRVIVQEKREN; the protein is encoded by the coding sequence ATGATGCAACTCCTGAGTAGGATTAAAGACGAAATTGAGCAGAGTCTCGACGAAGCTATCACTTATGAAAGGTTTATGTCACTTGCGTTATATGACAAAGACTATGGATACTACAATGTAGAAAAGCAAAAAACAGGGAGAGAAGGAGATTTCTATACTTCGTCAAGCGTGCATGGCGTATTTGCCAGGGTGATCGCAGGGGCACTTATAGAAGCCATTCAAGAAAATCAGATAATGCCTGTCATTGTGGATGTGGGTTCTGGGGATGGAAGATTTATTCAATCCTTCCTTGATGAAGTAAAGGAAATTAATCATTCACTTTACAAGAAGATTCAGTATTATGTAGTGGAATCAAGCCCCTTTCATCAAAAGTTAATAAAGAAACTGACAGTATCACATCCTGTGACTCTTTATGGAAATATAAGGGATCTTAAAGAAAGGTTGCCCCGTTTAAATGGTATTCTTATTTCTAATGAATTGCTTGATGCCTTCCCGGTTCGTGTCGTAGAAAAGTATGATGGTGAGCTTTTAGAAGTTTGCGTAGGACTGGATAATCAAGGAACGCTTATAGATATGTACAAACCCTGTACAAGTAAAAGAATCGTGAGTTGGATCGAGGACTATGGAAGTTCGATTGAAGAGGGTCAGCGGATGGAAATACCATTGATGATGACAGAGTGGTTAAAGGATGTAGGGACCTGGATTTCAAATGGCAGGGTATATACAATTGATTATGGTTATACAAATGAAGAGTGGAAACATCCAGCGCGAAGAAACGGGAGTTTACGCGGTTACAGTAACCATCAGATAATCGGTGATCCCCTGTTAACTCCAGGCAAAATAGATTTAACGACACATATTCACATCGATGCGGTTAAGAAAATCGGAGAACAGCGCGGTCTTACCTGGCTTTCATGTGAATACCAGGGCGCCTTTCTATTAAAACACGGTCTGTTGAACTTTATTCAAGAAACGAGTCCTGAAGATCCATTTTCACCTACTCAGCGGCAGAACCGAGCCATAAGGTGGCTCTCACAATCAAATCAGTTTCGAGTAATCGTGCAAGAAAAAAGAGAGAATTAA
- a CDS encoding DUF2626 domain-containing protein — protein sequence MPRMYRVIAFWTGIFSLMGFVGDMPVLGLLFLGQTGMFLALSYLNFTERTYLYIFGVYLTLFMVGFSYWSVFMMSPGSGGH from the coding sequence ATGCCTAGAATGTACCGAGTAATTGCTTTCTGGACTGGCATTTTCTCGCTTATGGGCTTTGTCGGTGATATGCCTGTACTTGGATTGCTATTCCTTGGCCAGACCGGCATGTTTTTAGCGTTAAGTTACTTGAACTTCACAGAGCGTACTTATTTGTATATTTTTGGAGTATACTTAACATTATTTATGGTCGGTTTTTCCTACTGGTCAGTGTTCATGATGTCACCTGGATCAGGCGGACATTAA
- a CDS encoding YbjQ family protein — MIIVTTDGVANKEIKEVIGYVRGSTVQSKHVGKDILASLRTIVGGEITEYTEMMTEARQRAIARMVKDAEGKGANAIVAFRLQSSAVMASASEIIAYGTAVVLD, encoded by the coding sequence ATGATTATCGTAACTACTGATGGTGTTGCGAATAAAGAAATAAAGGAAGTAATCGGTTATGTTCGAGGGAGCACCGTTCAATCGAAACACGTGGGAAAAGATATTCTTGCAAGTCTTAGAACGATTGTTGGGGGTGAAATAACGGAGTATACCGAAATGATGACGGAAGCAAGGCAACGTGCAATTGCCAGAATGGTGAAGGATGCCGAAGGAAAGGGTGCAAATGCGATTGTAGCATTCAGGCTTCAGTCGTCAGCAGTTATGGCAAGTGCTTCTGAGATTATTGCGTATGGCACTGCCGTAGTCCTTGACTAA